In Oscillospiraceae bacterium, the genomic window CACCGAAAAGCTCCCTGCCAGCCTGAACGGCCTTCGCCCCATGCTGATCTACCCGCTGGGCGGCATGCTGATCATTGGTGCCGTGATGTGCGGCATCAACCCGGTCATGGGCATGATCAACACCGCCATGACCAACTGGCTGAACGCCATGGGCGGCACCTCCAAGGTGCTGCTGGGTGCCATCGTGGCCGGTATGATGAGCATCGACATGGGCGGTCCCTTCAACAAGGCAGCGTATGTGTTCGGCACCGCAGCCCTTGCTTCCGGCAACTATGAGGTCATGGCCGCCGTCATGGTGGGCGGCATGGTGCCTCCCATTGCCATCGCCCTGTCCACCACCTTCTGCCCCAAGAAGTGGACCCCTGACGAACGCCGCAACGGCATCGTGAACTACGTCATGGGCCTGTGCTTCGTCACCGAGGGTGCCATCCCCTACGCAGCAGCCGACCCGCTGCGCGTTCTGCCCAGCTGCATCATTGGCTCGGCCCTGGCCGGTTCCCTGTCCATGGTCTTTGGCTGCGGCCTGCGGGCACCCCACGGCGGCATCTTCGTGTTCCCCGTGGTGGACCACACCGCTCTGTACTGCGTGGCGCTGGCCGTGGGCAGCGTGGTGGGTGCTGTGATCCTGAGCCTGCTCAAGAAGGACCGCACCGACGCCTGATCTGCCATTTACTCCCTCCATTGGAGACTTCTTCATACAGCACAAGGCCCCCGGGAATCCGGGGGCCTTGTGTCGTTTCAGTGGATCTCTTTACACAAAAACGGCTGCCCGGTGTGGAAAACCGGAGCAGCCGCTTTGCATGGATGAAATCTTATTTGCCGTGCTTCACGCGCTGGATCTCGCCCAGATCGTAAGGCGTGTTCTGGTAGACGTAGTAGTTCAGCCAGTTCTCGTACAGCAGGTGAGCATGGGCGCGCCAGCGGAACAGCGGAGGCTGCTCCGGGTCATCGTCCGGATAGTAGTTGACGGGCACATGGATGGGCAGGCCCTTGGCCACGTCCCGCTTGTACTCGGCATCCAGCGTGTACTTGTCGTACTCCGGGTGGCCGGTGACAAAGATTTGCCGTCCGTTCTCGGTGCTCATGAGGAAGGGCCCGGCCACATCGCTCTCGGCCAGGATGCGCAGCGCGTCGCAGGCATCCACATCGGCCCGGCGGATGCCGGTGTGGCGGCTGTGGGGCGCATAGAACACCTCGTCAAAGCCGCGCACCAGAGGGTTCGCCGGGCGGGTGACCCGGTGCTCGAACACGCCGAACATCTTTTCCGGCAGCAGCTCCTTGTGCACACCGTAGTGGTAGTACAGGCCCGCCTGGGCACCCCAGCAGACGTGCAGGGTGGAGTAGACGTTCGTCTCGCTGAAATCCATGATCTCGCACAGTTCCGGCCAGTAGTCCACCTGCTCAAAGTCCATGGTCTCCACCGGGGCACCGGTGATGATCATGCCGTCGTAGCGGTTGTTCTTCACCTCATCAAAGGTCTTGTAGAATGCATCCAGATGGGCGGCCGACACATGGGTGGCGGCGTGGCTGGCCGTCTGCAGCAGGGTCATATGCACCTGCAGGGGGGTGTTGGCCAGCAGACGGGCGATCTGGGTCTCGGTGGCGATCTTGGTGGGCATCAGGTTCAGGATCAGGATCTCCAGCGGGCGGATGTGCTGTGCCAGTGCCCGCTCCCGGTGCATGACAAAGACGTTTTCTTCATAAAGGGCATCGTAGGCGGGCAGGGTCTTGGGGATGATCAGCGGCATAGTTCGTACTCCTAACGATTTAGAATAGCCTCCGCTGGCGCTCTGGCTGTTTCAGCGGAATATTTATTTTTATTGCAGGAACGGAAAGCCTGCGGGCTTTCCGTTCCTGCCTTTTTCACGGGAGAGGTCGTGGCGGGGAACAGCATCTCTACCCGCAGGGCCATCCGAAAACGTTTCACGGGTGGGGCTGTAATGAGAAACAGCAACTCCACCCATGAAAAACTCCGGCGAACCCTTCATCGAGAAAAAACGACCATGCAGCTGACCGGACAGGATCAGATCTTATCCAGTGCCTGTGCGATGTCGGCAATGAGGTCCTCGCTGCTTTCCAGGCCGCA contains:
- the metA gene encoding homoserine O-succinyltransferase, producing MPLIIPKTLPAYDALYEENVFVMHRERALAQHIRPLEILILNLMPTKIATETQIARLLANTPLQVHMTLLQTASHAATHVSAAHLDAFYKTFDEVKNNRYDGMIITGAPVETMDFEQVDYWPELCEIMDFSETNVYSTLHVCWGAQAGLYYHYGVHKELLPEKMFGVFEHRVTRPANPLVRGFDEVFYAPHSRHTGIRRADVDACDALRILAESDVAGPFLMSTENGRQIFVTGHPEYDKYTLDAEYKRDVAKGLPIHVPVNYYPDDDPEQPPLFRWRAHAHLLYENWLNYYVYQNTPYDLGEIQRVKHGK